A stretch of Mycobacterium sp. ITM-2016-00316 DNA encodes these proteins:
- the mihF gene encoding integration host factor, actinobacterial type — MALPQLTDEQRAAALEKAAAARRARAELKDRLKRGGTNLKQVLKDAESDEVLGKMKVSALLEALPKVGKVKAQEIMTELEIAPTRRLRGLGDRQRKALLEKFDFTAD; from the coding sequence GTGGCCCTTCCCCAGTTGACCGACGAACAGCGCGCGGCAGCGTTGGAGAAGGCTGCTGCCGCACGTCGAGCGCGAGCCGAGCTCAAAGATCGGCTGAAGCGTGGCGGCACCAACCTCAAGCAGGTACTGAAGGACGCCGAGTCCGATGAGGTCTTGGGCAAGATGAAGGTCTCCGCACTTCTGGAGGCCCTGCCCAAGGTCGGCAAGGTCAAGGCGCAGGAGATCATGACCGAACTGGAGATCGCTCCGACCCGCCGCCTGCGCGGCCTCGGCGATCGTCAGCGCAAGGCACTCCTGGAGAAGTTCGACTTCACCGCCGACTAA
- the gmk gene encoding guanylate kinase, whose product MKPGGGPDKAAVVVLSGPSAVGKSTVVRCLRDRIPDLHFSVSATTRAPRPGEVDGVDYTFVSAEQFQRMIDQGELLEWADIHGGLHRSGTPAAPVRSATRQGVPVLIEVDLAGARAVKAAMPEVTTVFLAPPSWAVLEERLIGRGTESPEVQARRLSTAREEMAAQGDFDVVVVNTQLESACAELVSLLVAR is encoded by the coding sequence GTGAAGCCTGGTGGTGGGCCGGACAAGGCTGCAGTGGTGGTCCTGTCCGGCCCGTCCGCCGTCGGGAAGTCCACAGTGGTGCGCTGTCTGCGCGACCGGATTCCCGACCTGCATTTCAGCGTGTCCGCGACGACACGTGCGCCGCGACCCGGTGAGGTCGACGGCGTGGACTACACCTTCGTCTCCGCCGAGCAGTTCCAGCGGATGATCGACCAGGGTGAACTCCTCGAATGGGCCGATATCCACGGCGGTCTGCACCGCTCGGGCACCCCGGCAGCACCCGTGCGCTCCGCCACCCGGCAAGGCGTCCCGGTACTGATCGAGGTCGACCTGGCCGGCGCCCGCGCCGTGAAAGCCGCCATGCCCGAGGTCACGACGGTGTTCCTCGCCCCGCCCAGTTGGGCGGTGCTGGAGGAGCGACTGATCGGCCGCGGGACCGAGAGCCCGGAGGTACAGGCCCGGCGACTGAGCACCGCGCGCGAGGAAATGGCCGCCCAAGGCGACTTCGATGTCGTGGTGGTCAACACTCAATTGGAGTCGGCGTGCGCAGAATTGGTATCCTTGCTGGTGGCCCGTTAG
- the rpoZ gene encoding DNA-directed RNA polymerase subunit omega yields the protein MSTPVENLDAANAYDTPLGITNPPIDELLDRASSKYALVIYAAKRARQINDYYNQLGDGILEYVGPLVEPGLQEKPLSIAMREIHADLLEHSEGDHSA from the coding sequence GTGAGCACGCCTGTCGAGAACCTTGACGCCGCCAACGCCTACGACACGCCGCTGGGCATCACCAACCCGCCCATCGATGAGTTGCTCGACCGCGCATCCAGCAAGTATGCGCTGGTCATCTACGCCGCCAAGCGGGCACGCCAGATCAACGATTACTACAACCAGCTCGGCGACGGCATCCTGGAGTACGTCGGCCCGCTCGTCGAGCCGGGGCTGCAGGAGAAGCCGTTGTCGATCGCGATGCGCGAGATCCACGCCGATCTGCTTGAGCATTCCGAGGGCGATCACTCAGCCTGA
- the coaBC gene encoding bifunctional phosphopantothenoylcysteine decarboxylase/phosphopantothenate--cysteine ligase CoaBC has product MTDRKRIIVGVAGGIAAYKACTVVRQLTEAGHEVRVIPTESALKFVGAATFEALSGHRVQTGVFENVDEVPHVRLGQQADLVVVAPATADLLARAVAGRADDLLTATLLTARCPVLFAPAMHTEMWFHPATVENVATLRRRGAVVLEPASGRLTGADTGPGRLPEAEEITTLARLLLERGDALPYDMAGVKVLVTAGGTREPLDPVRFIGNRSSGKQGYAVARVMAQRGAEVTLIAGNTAGLIDPAGVNVVHIGSAAQLGDAVSKHAPEAHVLVMAAAVADFRPAQVATAKIKKSADETDAPSVELVRNDDVLAGAVRARVDGQLPNMRAIVGFAAETGDANGDVLFHARAKLKRKGCELLVVNAVGEGRAFEVDHNDGWILAADGTETALEHGSKTLMASRIVDAIGALLQG; this is encoded by the coding sequence ATGACCGACCGGAAACGCATCATCGTCGGTGTCGCCGGGGGCATCGCCGCCTACAAGGCGTGCACGGTCGTCCGTCAACTCACCGAGGCGGGCCATGAGGTTCGGGTGATCCCGACCGAATCGGCGCTGAAGTTCGTCGGCGCCGCGACCTTCGAAGCGCTGTCCGGGCACCGGGTGCAGACCGGCGTGTTCGAGAACGTCGACGAGGTGCCTCATGTCCGGCTCGGCCAGCAGGCCGATCTGGTCGTGGTGGCACCGGCGACCGCGGACCTGCTGGCGCGTGCCGTCGCCGGCCGCGCAGATGATCTGCTCACCGCGACCCTGCTGACCGCCCGCTGTCCGGTGCTGTTCGCACCCGCCATGCACACCGAGATGTGGTTCCACCCGGCCACCGTCGAGAACGTGGCCACGCTGCGGCGTCGCGGTGCGGTCGTGCTGGAACCGGCGTCCGGACGTCTCACCGGCGCCGACACCGGTCCGGGCCGGCTACCCGAGGCCGAGGAGATCACCACCCTGGCCCGACTGCTGCTGGAGCGCGGCGATGCGCTGCCCTATGACATGGCCGGCGTCAAGGTCCTGGTCACCGCGGGCGGCACCCGCGAACCGCTCGACCCGGTGCGCTTCATCGGCAACCGGAGTTCGGGCAAGCAGGGCTATGCGGTCGCGCGGGTGATGGCCCAGCGCGGGGCCGAGGTCACCCTCATCGCCGGAAACACCGCCGGGCTCATCGACCCGGCCGGGGTGAACGTGGTGCACATCGGCTCGGCCGCTCAACTCGGCGACGCGGTGTCCAAACACGCGCCCGAGGCCCATGTCCTGGTGATGGCCGCCGCCGTCGCAGATTTCCGGCCCGCACAGGTGGCCACCGCCAAGATCAAGAAGAGCGCCGACGAGACGGACGCGCCGTCGGTTGAACTCGTCCGCAATGACGATGTACTGGCCGGCGCCGTCCGCGCCCGTGTCGACGGTCAGCTGCCCAACATGCGGGCCATCGTCGGTTTCGCCGCCGAGACCGGCGATGCCAACGGTGACGTGTTGTTCCACGCCAGGGCCAAGTTGAAGCGCAAGGGCTGCGAGCTGCTGGTGGTCAATGCCGTCGGTGAGGGCAGGGCGTTCGAGGTCGATCACAATGACGGTTGGATACTGGCCGCCGACGGCACCGAGACCGCACTGGAGCACGGTTCGAAGACTTTGATGGCCAGCCGTATCGTGGACGCGATCGGGGCACTCCTGCAGGGGTGA
- the metK gene encoding methionine adenosyltransferase translates to MSAGRLFTSESVTEGHPDKICDAISDSVLDALLEQDPASRVAVETLVTTGQVHVAGEVTTSAYADIPKIVRERILEIGYDSSTKGFDGASCGVNIAIGAQSPDIAQGVDKAHEARVEGAGDPLDSQGAGDQGLMFGYAIGDTPELMPLPIAMAHRLARRLTEVRKNGVLDYLRPDGKTQVTIQYDGKTPVRLDTVVLSTQHADGIDLDGQLTPDIREKVVNTVLADLGHQSLDTSDYRLLVNPTGKFVLGGPMGDAGLTGRKIIVDTYGGWARHGGGAFSGKDPSKVDRSAAYAMRWVAKNVVAAGLAERVEVQVAYAIGKAAPVGLFVETFGTETVDPARIEKAISSVFDLRPGAIVRDLDLLRPIYAQTAAYGHFGRTDIELPWEQTNKVDDLKASV, encoded by the coding sequence GTGAGCGCAGGTCGGCTGTTTACCAGTGAGTCGGTCACCGAAGGTCACCCCGACAAGATCTGTGATGCGATCAGCGACTCGGTGCTCGACGCGCTGCTGGAGCAGGATCCCGCATCGCGGGTTGCGGTGGAGACGCTGGTCACCACCGGCCAGGTGCATGTCGCGGGCGAGGTCACCACATCGGCCTACGCCGATATCCCCAAGATCGTGCGTGAGCGCATCCTGGAGATCGGCTACGACTCCTCGACCAAGGGTTTCGACGGCGCATCCTGCGGCGTGAACATCGCCATCGGCGCGCAGTCCCCGGATATTGCGCAGGGCGTCGACAAGGCGCACGAGGCCCGGGTCGAGGGCGCGGGCGACCCGCTGGACTCCCAGGGCGCCGGCGATCAGGGCCTGATGTTCGGCTACGCCATCGGTGACACCCCCGAACTCATGCCGCTGCCGATCGCGATGGCACACCGGCTGGCCCGCCGCCTCACCGAGGTCCGCAAGAACGGCGTGCTGGACTACCTGCGCCCGGACGGCAAGACCCAGGTCACCATTCAGTACGACGGCAAGACGCCGGTGCGCCTGGACACCGTGGTGCTGTCCACGCAGCACGCCGATGGCATCGACCTGGACGGTCAGCTGACCCCCGACATCCGCGAGAAGGTCGTCAACACCGTTCTCGCCGATCTCGGGCACCAAAGCCTGGACACCTCCGACTACCGGCTGCTGGTCAACCCGACCGGCAAGTTCGTGCTCGGCGGCCCGATGGGTGACGCCGGCTTGACCGGCCGCAAGATCATCGTCGACACCTACGGTGGCTGGGCCCGCCACGGTGGCGGCGCGTTCTCGGGCAAGGATCCGTCAAAGGTGGACCGCTCGGCGGCCTACGCGATGCGCTGGGTGGCCAAGAACGTGGTCGCCGCCGGGCTCGCGGAGCGGGTCGAGGTGCAGGTTGCCTACGCGATCGGCAAGGCCGCCCCGGTCGGGCTGTTCGTGGAGACGTTCGGCACCGAGACGGTCGACCCGGCCCGCATCGAGAAGGCGATCAGCAGCGTGTTCGACCTGCGTCCCGGCGCGATCGTCCGCGACCTGGACCTGCTGCGCCCGATCTACGCGCAGACAGCGGCCTACGGTCACTTCGGACGCACCGATATCGAGCTGCCGTGGGAGCAGACCAACAAGGTCGACGACCTGAAGGCTTCCGTCTAA
- a CDS encoding NAD(P)/FAD-dependent oxidoreductase translates to MTPEFHTVIIGAGFSGIGAAIALDRAGLGDYLIVEAGAGAGGTWYWNTYPGIAVDIPSFSYQFSFEQSPDWSRTYAPGHELKAYADHCVAKYGIASRIRFDTQVTAAVFDEDADLWRLRTEASEATGESTSGADITARHLINAAGVLNVPKLPDIPGVDTFAGITVHTARWDHGADLTGTRVAVIGTGASAVQLIPEIATEVAQLSVFQRTPIWCFPKFDVPLPAPARWAMRLPFGSAAQRLLSQAYVEVTFPLSAQYHSVLPLSGGAERMARNYLRREVNDPVLRDKLTPRYAVGCKRPAFHNSYLSTFNRDNVALVTEPIERITPAGVVTADGHVHEVDVLVLATGFRVMDVDSGTFPLIGPGGQSLADFWTRNRMQAYEGVSVPGFPNFFNVCGPYGYVGSSYFALIETQTRHIVRCLQQADRTGAARVEIRPEANARYFDEMMRKRHRQIFWQDSCASANSYYFDKNGDVPLRPASTPEAYWRSRSFPLSDYEFSG, encoded by the coding sequence ATGACACCGGAATTCCACACCGTCATCATCGGCGCCGGGTTCTCCGGCATCGGCGCGGCGATCGCCCTGGACAGGGCCGGCCTTGGCGACTACCTGATCGTGGAGGCCGGAGCCGGAGCCGGCGGCACCTGGTACTGGAACACCTATCCCGGTATCGCCGTGGACATCCCGTCGTTCTCCTATCAGTTCTCTTTCGAGCAGAGCCCGGACTGGTCGCGCACGTACGCCCCGGGCCACGAGCTGAAGGCCTACGCCGATCACTGTGTGGCCAAGTACGGGATCGCGTCCCGGATCCGGTTCGACACCCAGGTGACCGCGGCCGTGTTCGACGAGGACGCCGACCTGTGGCGGCTGCGAACTGAGGCGAGCGAAGCGACGGGGGAAAGTACCAGCGGCGCCGACATCACCGCGCGGCACCTGATCAATGCCGCGGGTGTGCTCAACGTGCCGAAGCTGCCGGACATCCCGGGCGTCGACACCTTCGCGGGCATCACCGTGCACACCGCCCGCTGGGATCACGGCGCCGACCTGACCGGCACACGGGTGGCGGTGATCGGTACCGGGGCATCGGCGGTGCAACTGATCCCGGAGATCGCCACCGAGGTGGCGCAGCTCAGCGTGTTCCAGCGCACCCCGATCTGGTGCTTCCCCAAATTCGACGTGCCCCTGCCCGCGCCGGCCCGCTGGGCGATGCGACTGCCGTTCGGCAGTGCCGCCCAGCGGCTGCTCAGTCAGGCCTATGTCGAGGTGACCTTTCCGCTGTCGGCGCAGTATCACAGCGTGTTGCCGCTCAGCGGGGGCGCCGAGCGGATGGCGAGGAACTATCTGCGCCGCGAGGTCAACGATCCAGTGTTGCGGGACAAGCTGACCCCGCGCTACGCGGTGGGCTGCAAACGCCCGGCGTTTCACAACAGCTACCTGAGCACCTTCAACCGGGACAACGTCGCCCTGGTCACCGAGCCGATCGAGCGGATCACCCCGGCCGGCGTGGTCACCGCGGACGGACATGTCCACGAGGTCGACGTGCTGGTGCTGGCGACGGGTTTCCGGGTGATGGACGTCGACTCCGGGACCTTCCCGTTGATCGGGCCCGGTGGCCAGTCACTGGCCGATTTCTGGACCCGCAACCGGATGCAGGCCTACGAGGGTGTCAGCGTGCCCGGCTTCCCCAACTTCTTCAACGTCTGCGGGCCCTACGGGTACGTCGGCTCCTCGTATTTCGCGTTGATCGAGACCCAGACCCGGCACATCGTGCGCTGCCTGCAGCAGGCCGACCGGACCGGCGCGGCCCGCGTCGAGATACGCCCCGAGGCCAATGCCCGGTACTTCGACGAGATGATGCGCAAACGGCACCGTCAGATCTTCTGGCAGGACAGTTGCGCGTCGGCCAACAGCTACTACTTCGACAAGAACGGTGACGTGCCGCTGCGGCCGGCCAGCACACCCGAGGCGTACTGGCGCAGCCGCAGCTTCCCGCTCAGTGACTACGAGTTCAGCGGTTAG
- a CDS encoding alpha/beta hydrolase, whose amino-acid sequence MAPSAPSSGATRPDVDPNLKALLDAVPLEFTVSDGVDLAREKLRALKPPAEILPQLRIEERTIGDGDLADIPARIYWPPVQQHDNLPVLVYYHGGGWAIGDLDTHDHVARAHAVGAEAIVVSVDYRLAPEHPYPAGVEDSWAALRWVGEHAAELGGDPTRIAVAGDSAGGNLSAIMALRARDAGGPPLVFQLLWYPVAVGDLTAPSFIENADAYILNQDVMNAFLTWYLPGVDLDDPASLPTDVAPANAESLRGLPPAFIGTAEHDPLRDDGGRYAELLTAAGVAVQHSNEPTMVHGYVSLALASPAATEATERGIAALRAALHP is encoded by the coding sequence ATGGCTCCCTCCGCGCCGTCCTCCGGCGCCACACGCCCTGACGTCGACCCCAACCTGAAGGCACTGTTGGACGCCGTGCCACTGGAATTCACCGTCTCCGACGGTGTCGATCTGGCTCGCGAGAAGCTACGCGCGCTGAAGCCGCCAGCGGAGATACTCCCGCAGCTGCGGATCGAGGAGCGCACCATCGGTGACGGCGATCTCGCCGATATTCCGGCGCGGATCTACTGGCCGCCGGTGCAACAGCACGACAACCTGCCGGTGCTCGTCTACTACCACGGTGGTGGCTGGGCGATCGGCGACCTGGACACCCATGACCACGTGGCCCGCGCACATGCGGTCGGTGCCGAGGCGATCGTGGTGTCAGTGGACTACCGACTCGCCCCCGAGCACCCGTACCCGGCCGGCGTCGAGGACTCCTGGGCGGCGCTGCGCTGGGTGGGCGAGCACGCCGCCGAACTGGGTGGTGACCCGACACGCATTGCGGTGGCCGGGGATTCGGCCGGTGGCAACCTGTCGGCGATCATGGCGTTGCGCGCCCGCGACGCCGGCGGACCGCCGCTGGTGTTCCAGCTGCTGTGGTACCCGGTGGCCGTCGGCGACCTGACGGCGCCGTCGTTCATCGAGAACGCCGACGCCTACATCCTCAACCAGGATGTGATGAATGCCTTCCTGACCTGGTATCTGCCCGGAGTCGACCTCGACGATCCGGCATCGCTGCCGACCGATGTCGCACCGGCCAACGCCGAGTCGCTGCGCGGTCTGCCGCCGGCCTTCATCGGCACCGCCGAGCACGATCCGCTGCGCGATGACGGCGGCAGGTACGCCGAACTGCTGACCGCGGCCGGCGTTGCGGTGCAGCACAGCAACGAACCGACGATGGTGCACGGTTACGTCAGCCTCGCGCTGGCCTCCCCCGCTGCCACCGAGGCCACCGAACGCGGGATCGCGGCCCTGCGGGCCGCGCTGCATCCGTGA
- a CDS encoding alpha/beta hydrolase codes for MPESGTDRPALDAILEKVLEAVPFQLTMEGGPAAARERFRALPRREVHQQLRVEDRAIEGVPVRIYWPETPHPSPPVVLFFHGGGWVVGDLDTYDGTAREHAVGLGAVVVSVDYRLAPEHPYPAAVDDVWAVTRWVAAHADELGADPTRIAVAGDSAGGNLAAVVALLARDAGLNLRAQLLWYPATTWDTRLPSFTENADAPILDRGSVGGFSKLYAGDADLSDPPATLVPARAASLAGVAPAYIAVAGYDPLRDDGIRYAELLAAAGVPAQVHNAETLVHGYLGYYGVVPAATEAADLAFAALRGGLA; via the coding sequence ATGCCTGAATCCGGTACCGACAGACCCGCCTTGGACGCCATCCTGGAGAAGGTACTGGAAGCGGTGCCGTTCCAATTGACGATGGAGGGTGGTCCCGCCGCCGCGCGGGAACGTTTCCGCGCGCTGCCACGCCGCGAGGTGCACCAACAGCTGCGCGTCGAGGACCGTGCGATCGAGGGCGTGCCGGTGCGGATCTACTGGCCGGAGACCCCGCATCCTAGCCCGCCGGTCGTGCTCTTCTTCCACGGCGGCGGCTGGGTCGTCGGCGATCTGGACACCTATGACGGCACCGCCCGCGAGCATGCGGTCGGGCTGGGTGCGGTGGTGGTCTCGGTGGACTACCGGCTGGCCCCCGAGCATCCCTACCCGGCGGCGGTCGACGATGTCTGGGCGGTGACACGCTGGGTGGCCGCCCACGCCGACGAGCTGGGCGCCGACCCAACCCGCATCGCCGTGGCCGGGGACTCCGCCGGCGGCAACCTGGCCGCGGTGGTGGCCCTGCTGGCCCGTGACGCCGGGCTGAACCTGCGCGCCCAGCTGCTGTGGTACCCCGCGACCACCTGGGACACCAGGTTGCCGTCGTTCACCGAGAACGCCGACGCACCGATCCTCGACCGTGGCTCGGTCGGCGGCTTCTCCAAGCTGTACGCCGGTGACGCCGATCTGAGTGATCCGCCGGCCACCCTGGTGCCGGCTCGCGCCGCGTCGCTGGCCGGTGTGGCGCCGGCCTATATCGCGGTGGCCGGATACGACCCGCTGCGCGACGACGGAATCCGCTATGCGGAACTGCTGGCCGCCGCCGGGGTGCCCGCCCAGGTGCACAACGCCGAGACGCTGGTGCACGGCTATCTGGGCTACTACGGGGTGGTACCGGCGGCCACCGAGGCGGCCGATCTCGCCTTTGCCGCGCTGCGGGGCGGGCTAGCCTGA